From Methanobrevibacter millerae, the proteins below share one genomic window:
- a CDS encoding DUF192 domain-containing protein translates to MIKIKYADNYFKRLIGLMFKKDIDYGLLFILKYGSSVHTSFMRFVIDVYFLDENKVIVDKKTLKPWRYYKTDKKARYILETKENELNSEIGEKLDFL, encoded by the coding sequence ATGATTAAAATAAAATATGCCGACAATTACTTTAAAAGGCTAATTGGCCTGATGTTTAAAAAGGACATCGATTACGGATTACTGTTTATCTTGAAATACGGCTCGAGCGTTCACACCTCATTCATGCGCTTTGTGATTGACGTTTACTTTTTGGATGAAAATAAAGTGATAGTTGATAAAAAAACATTGAAACCTTGGAGATATTATAAAACTGATAAAAAAGCCAGATATATCCTTGAAACCAAAGAAAATGAGTTAAATTCAGAAATTGGTGAGAAACTAGATTTTCTCTAA
- the metK gene encoding methionine adenosyltransferase — protein MNEQGRTFTSESVTQGHPDKVADIISDAILDAYMAQDKNSHVACETCVTTDFCMVFGEITSSAHISEDEIEKIIRDTIIEIGYDNPDLEFDGHTCKVENRLHEQSADINQGVDRGDEESGAGDQGMMFGFATNETESLMPYPIDLARKLTNKLTELRESGEIPYLRPDGKAQVSVNYDKDGNVVSLDAVVLSTQHDETVSDNQEQLKEDIREKLFKAVIPAELMTENTKEHINPTGKFEIGGPHGDAGLTGRKIIVDTYGGYARHGGGAFSGKDCTKVDRSACYMARYIAKNIVASGLAEKCEIQLSYAIGVAEPTSVMVDTFGTAAADLDFDEIVRENFKLTPDGIIETLGLRDTTYKQTAKYGHFGIEGLPWEKTDKAEDLKKYLK, from the coding sequence ATGAATGAACAAGGTAGAACATTTACATCAGAATCAGTAACTCAAGGACATCCGGATAAAGTTGCAGACATTATTTCTGATGCTATATTGGATGCGTACATGGCACAGGACAAAAATTCGCATGTCGCATGTGAAACTTGTGTAACAACTGATTTTTGTATGGTATTTGGTGAAATAACCTCATCAGCTCATATCTCAGAAGATGAAATTGAAAAAATAATTAGAGACACGATTATTGAAATCGGTTATGATAATCCTGACCTGGAATTTGATGGTCATACATGTAAAGTTGAAAACAGGCTCCATGAACAATCTGCGGATATCAATCAGGGAGTGGACCGTGGAGATGAAGAATCCGGAGCCGGCGACCAGGGTATGATGTTCGGTTTTGCAACCAATGAAACTGAATCATTAATGCCTTATCCGATTGATCTTGCTCGTAAATTAACTAATAAATTAACTGAACTTAGAGAAAGCGGTGAAATCCCATATTTAAGACCTGACGGAAAGGCACAGGTATCCGTAAACTATGATAAGGACGGAAATGTAGTCTCTTTAGATGCAGTAGTACTGTCAACCCAGCATGACGAAACGGTCTCAGACAATCAGGAACAGTTAAAGGAAGATATCCGTGAAAAGCTCTTCAAGGCAGTAATTCCAGCTGAATTAATGACTGAAAATACCAAAGAGCACATTAATCCAACAGGCAAATTCGAAATAGGTGGTCCTCACGGGGACGCAGGCCTTACAGGCCGTAAAATCATCGTAGATACCTACGGAGGATACGCAAGACACGGTGGAGGAGCGTTCTCAGGAAAAGACTGCACTAAAGTGGACAGAAGCGCATGCTACATGGCAAGATACATTGCAAAGAATATTGTAGCCAGCGGACTTGCTGAAAAATGTGAAATCCAGCTATCCTATGCAATTGGAGTAGCTGAGCCAACTTCAGTAATGGTAGATACCTTTGGAACCGCTGCAGCTGACCTTGATTTTGATGAAATAGTGCGTGAAAACTTCAAATTAACTCCTGATGGAATCATTGAAACATTAGGATTAAGGGACACTACTTATAAACAAACCGCAAAATACGGTCACTTCGGTATCGAAGGCCTTCCATGGGAAAAGACCGACAAGGCCGAAGACTTGAAAAAATACCTTAAATAA
- the glyA gene encoding serine hydroxymethyltransferase, producing the protein MTDYYDEILNFEKIAQEHTQYMRNSINLIASENVTSVEVSEALATDFAHRYAEGQAFERFYEGCQYVDLIEDKTKKLSCKVYDCDYANVQPVSGVTANLAAFFGFSKPGDKIMALEVPSGGHISHADVSAAGIHGLKTVFHPLDSNIMNIDIDAMNKKILEEKPKIVLFGGSLFLFPHPVKEAREAADEVGAKIMYDGAHVLGLIAGGQFQQPLKEGADLMMGSTHKTFPGPQGGIILSHKENEEIIDNAVFPGVVSNHHLHHLLGLGIATAEMLEFGEAYAKQTIKNAQALGQAMCERGFNVLCEDLGFTESHQIAVDLTNIRSASDIAKELADNNVILNKNLLPGDDRDNSDDPSGIRIGTQEITRRGLKEKEMDEVAEFIRRVAVDKEDIADEVAEFMNQYTTLDYAFSDKDAYQYHKL; encoded by the coding sequence ATGACTGATTATTATGATGAAATTTTAAATTTTGAAAAGATAGCACAAGAACATACTCAATACATGAGAAACAGTATTAATCTTATTGCTTCTGAAAATGTTACGAGTGTAGAGGTCTCAGAAGCTTTAGCTACTGATTTTGCACACAGATATGCTGAAGGACAGGCATTTGAAAGATTCTATGAAGGATGTCAATACGTCGATTTAATCGAAGACAAAACCAAAAAGCTTTCATGCAAAGTCTATGACTGTGATTATGCTAACGTACAGCCGGTATCAGGCGTAACTGCAAATCTTGCAGCATTTTTCGGATTTTCCAAACCTGGAGACAAAATCATGGCTTTGGAAGTACCTTCCGGAGGCCACATTTCCCACGCTGACGTTAGTGCGGCAGGTATTCACGGCCTTAAAACCGTTTTCCACCCTCTAGACAGCAATATAATGAACATTGACATTGACGCAATGAACAAAAAAATATTAGAGGAAAAGCCAAAAATCGTTTTGTTCGGTGGAAGTCTATTTTTATTCCCTCATCCTGTAAAAGAAGCTCGTGAAGCAGCTGATGAGGTTGGGGCTAAAATAATGTATGACGGAGCTCACGTTTTAGGTCTTATTGCCGGAGGACAGTTCCAGCAGCCTTTAAAGGAAGGTGCAGACCTGATGATGGGAAGTACCCACAAGACATTCCCTGGCCCTCAGGGAGGAATCATCCTTTCCCACAAGGAAAACGAGGAAATCATTGACAATGCAGTATTCCCTGGTGTAGTGAGCAATCACCACCTGCACCATTTATTGGGTTTAGGTATTGCAACTGCCGAAATGCTTGAATTCGGTGAAGCTTATGCAAAACAAACCATTAAAAACGCTCAGGCTTTAGGTCAGGCAATGTGTGAAAGAGGATTCAACGTATTATGTGAAGACTTAGGATTTACCGAGTCCCACCAAATCGCTGTTGACTTAACTAACATCAGATCAGCATCCGATATCGCTAAGGAATTGGCTGACAACAACGTTATCCTAAACAAAAACCTCCTTCCAGGTGATGACAGGGACAATTCCGATGACCCTTCAGGAATTAGAATCGGTACCCAGGAAATTACCAGAAGAGGACTCAAAGAAAAAGAAATGGATGAAGTGGCTGAATTCATTCGCCGTGTTGCTGTCGACAAGGAAGACATTGCAGACGAAGTTGCTGAGTTCATGAATCAGTACACGACATTGGATTACGCATTTTCCGATAAGGACGCTTACCAATATCACAAATTATAG
- a CDS encoding dihydromethanopterin reductase (acceptor) produces the protein MRIGFAFTGAGHLLKESVQVAEKLAKDHEVTVFLSGAAEEVLKMYGLYERVVAITGGKYRELATDSNQKFSFPITGRLSLGKYDLLIVSPATANTVSKIVYGIADTLVTNAVAQAGKGAVKTYMVPVDIHPGPIDTVLPSKMEKDKCQNCDECVAALACLEGAIIPHDEIDLTKCVGCGQCRNTCPYDAISEGKIITIYMRDIDIENTRKLSQIDDIQIFESPLDILEKI, from the coding sequence ATGAGAATAGGGTTTGCTTTTACTGGAGCCGGTCATTTACTCAAAGAATCTGTTCAGGTCGCTGAAAAACTGGCTAAAGACCATGAAGTAACAGTATTTCTTTCAGGAGCTGCTGAAGAAGTATTGAAAATGTACGGTCTTTATGAAAGGGTTGTTGCCATAACTGGCGGCAAATACAGGGAGCTTGCTACAGATTCCAATCAAAAGTTTTCATTTCCAATAACGGGCAGACTCTCACTCGGTAAATATGATTTGTTAATAGTTTCACCTGCCACCGCTAATACCGTTTCCAAAATCGTTTATGGCATAGCGGATACCTTGGTAACGAACGCCGTTGCTCAGGCAGGAAAAGGAGCAGTAAAAACTTATATGGTTCCCGTTGATATACATCCGGGACCAATTGACACTGTTCTTCCTTCAAAAATGGAAAAGGATAAATGTCAAAACTGCGATGAGTGCGTTGCGGCTCTTGCATGTCTTGAAGGCGCAATCATACCTCACGACGAAATCGATTTGACAAAATGCGTTGGCTGCGGTCAGTGCAGGAACACCTGTCCGTATGACGCCATTTCCGAAGGAAAAATCATTACCATCTACATGAGAGACATAGACATCGAAAACACCCGTAAACTATCCCAAATCGATGATATTCAGATATTTGAAAGTCCTTTGGATATTTTAGAGAAAATCTAG
- a CDS encoding CoB--CoM heterodisulfide reductase iron-sulfur subunit A family protein, with the protein MAEENRDNNEELRIGVYVCHCGVNIGGVVDCPEVAEYAKTLPGVVHATDYKYMCSDPGQALIQEDIKEKNLNRIVVAACSPRLHEPTFRRCVEEAGLNKFLFEFANLREQDSWVHMELPEEATAKAKDLTRMAVAKARLLEPLEATKVAVDKKALVIGGGVAGIQTALDLGDMGFKTYMVERNPTIGGRMGQLDKTFPTLDCSMCILAPKMVDAFKHENIELISYAEVKEVDGYIGNFKVKVEKKPRYVDEALCTGCGACQEACPIEIPNYYDEGVGMVKAAYIPFPQAVPLCATIDKDYCIECNLCVQACGPEAIDHNQQVEEIDLEVGTIIAAIGYDPFDPSGIYQYGYGRYSNVITAMEIERMINASGPTGGHVIKPSDGIEPKRVAFIHCVGSRDEQIGKPYCSRVCCMYSMKNAQLCIDHEPDTEVTCYYMDIRSFGKGYEEFYKTSQEKYGIEFIRGRPAQIFENDDLTLTIRAEDTLLGKVTEYTYDLVVLSVGLEHSAGSDELRQTLGVSKSADGFYMEAHPKLRPVDTLTDGVYIAGVAQGPKDIPDSVAQGSAAASRAAIPMAKGQVEIEPIVARTDEGICGACEVCVELCPFGAISIVADAGSNHAEINTALCKGCGTCVGACPSGAMDQQHFKTDQIMAQISAALEDIGK; encoded by the coding sequence ATGGCAGAAGAAAATAGAGATAATAATGAAGAATTAAGGATAGGTGTTTACGTCTGTCACTGTGGTGTTAACATCGGTGGAGTCGTCGACTGTCCTGAAGTAGCTGAATATGCCAAGACATTGCCTGGCGTAGTTCACGCAACTGACTACAAATATATGTGTTCTGACCCTGGTCAAGCTTTAATCCAAGAGGACATTAAAGAGAAAAACTTGAACCGTATTGTTGTTGCAGCATGTTCCCCTCGTCTTCACGAACCTACTTTCCGTAGATGTGTAGAAGAAGCAGGATTAAACAAATTTTTATTTGAATTTGCAAACTTAAGGGAACAAGACTCCTGGGTACACATGGAATTACCTGAAGAAGCTACTGCAAAAGCAAAAGACTTAACCCGTATGGCTGTCGCTAAAGCAAGATTACTCGAACCATTAGAAGCAACTAAAGTAGCTGTAGACAAAAAAGCTTTAGTTATCGGTGGTGGAGTAGCTGGTATCCAAACCGCTTTGGATTTAGGTGACATGGGATTCAAAACCTACATGGTAGAAAGAAACCCAACCATCGGTGGAAGAATGGGACAACTGGATAAAACTTTCCCTACTCTTGACTGTTCAATGTGTATTTTAGCACCAAAAATGGTAGACGCATTTAAACATGAAAACATTGAATTAATTTCATACGCTGAAGTTAAAGAAGTTGACGGTTACATCGGAAACTTCAAAGTAAAAGTTGAGAAAAAACCTAGATACGTTGATGAAGCATTATGTACTGGTTGTGGAGCTTGTCAAGAAGCTTGTCCTATCGAAATACCTAACTACTACGACGAAGGTGTAGGTATGGTAAAAGCTGCTTACATTCCATTCCCTCAAGCTGTACCATTATGTGCAACCATCGATAAAGATTACTGTATCGAATGTAACTTATGTGTACAGGCATGTGGTCCTGAAGCTATCGACCACAATCAACAAGTTGAAGAAATCGACTTGGAAGTCGGTACCATTATCGCAGCTATCGGTTACGACCCATTCGATCCATCTGGAATTTACCAATACGGATACGGACGTTACTCAAACGTAATTACCGCTATGGAAATTGAAAGAATGATTAACGCATCAGGTCCTACCGGCGGTCACGTTATCAAACCATCCGACGGTATCGAACCTAAACGTGTTGCATTCATCCACTGTGTCGGTTCAAGGGATGAGCAAATCGGTAAACCTTACTGTTCCAGAGTATGTTGTATGTACTCCATGAAAAACGCTCAGTTATGTATCGACCACGAACCTGACACTGAAGTAACCTGTTACTACATGGATATCCGTTCATTCGGTAAAGGATACGAAGAGTTCTACAAAACCTCTCAAGAAAAATACGGTATTGAATTTATCAGAGGTAGACCAGCACAAATCTTCGAAAACGATGACTTAACCTTAACAATCAGAGCAGAAGACACTTTACTCGGTAAAGTAACTGAATACACTTACGACTTAGTTGTATTAAGTGTAGGACTTGAACACTCTGCAGGATCCGACGAACTCAGACAAACCTTAGGTGTTTCCAAATCTGCAGACGGATTCTACATGGAAGCTCACCCAAAACTCAGACCTGTTGACACCTTAACTGACGGTGTTTACATTGCTGGTGTAGCTCAAGGTCCTAAAGATATTCCTGACTCTGTAGCACAAGGTTCAGCTGCTGCATCAAGAGCAGCTATCCCAATGGCTAAAGGTCAAGTAGAAATCGAACCTATTGTCGCACGTACTGATGAAGGTATTTGTGGTGCTTGTGAAGTTTGTGTCGAATTATGTCCATTCGGTGCTATTTCAATTGTTGCTGACGCTGGTAGTAACCACGCTGAAATCAACACTGCATTATGTAAAGGATGCGGTACCTGTGTAGGTGCATGTCCATCCGGTGCTATGGACCAACAACACTTCAAAACCGATCAAATCATGGCACAAATCAGTGCTGCTCTTGAAGACATAGGAAAATAG
- a CDS encoding DsbA family oxidoreductase → MKIIYIIDFNCPYSYIGLERLKKAVKNLDIDCEWEFKPFELEPTAGKRPDKSTSQRYGEKYGLTDEEASEMISEIEEIALEDGLKVNYRDMPLTSSKDALRLCKFAQNMHPEITLKLAEAIFHARMCENENITDIKVLTRIAVSCGLDEGEAKRILENNYYNIEVYLDQEEALTHQITSTPYFIIDYGQERLYIPGVFSYGEFETALKDILSGEINDKTFLDYSDLEKLQG, encoded by the coding sequence ATGAAGATTATTTACATTATTGATTTCAACTGTCCCTATTCATATATCGGGCTTGAAAGGCTTAAAAAGGCCGTTAAAAACTTGGATATTGACTGTGAATGGGAATTCAAGCCATTTGAACTTGAGCCTACGGCCGGTAAAAGGCCTGATAAAAGCACTTCTCAAAGGTACGGCGAAAAGTACGGATTAACAGATGAAGAAGCCTCAGAAATGATTTCAGAAATCGAAGAGATTGCGCTTGAAGATGGCTTGAAAGTCAATTACCGAGACATGCCCCTTACAAGCTCTAAGGATGCGCTGAGGCTATGCAAATTTGCTCAGAATATGCATCCAGAAATTACCTTAAAGCTTGCTGAAGCAATATTTCATGCCAGGATGTGTGAAAACGAAAACATCACAGACATTAAGGTTTTAACAAGAATTGCAGTTTCATGCGGACTTGATGAAGGCGAAGCAAAAAGGATTCTTGAAAACAATTACTATAACATTGAAGTCTACCTTGACCAGGAAGAGGCCCTTACGCACCAGATTACATCAACGCCTTACTTCATCATTGATTATGGTCAGGAAAGGCTTTACATACCTGGAGTCTTTTCATACGGGGAATTTGAAACCGCTTTAAAAGACATTCTAAGCGGAGAAATCAATGACAAGACATTCCTAGATTACTCGGATCTTGAAAAACTACAAGGTTAG